The following coding sequences are from one Komagataeibacter sp. FNDCR2 window:
- a CDS encoding DotI/IcmL/TraM family protein: MRNSSQAITRRLLDPTFGQLMMGRLTLTLIVSMIVNVGLAISLFVAITHPPRVKHIYHDPFGKPRELIVTDQPYFTDAQVTNWSVEKVTGLYTINFLQYAQQLSSYAQYFTTPAWNTWLDAFKKPGNIEFIKSRRVMLTASLKSAGSVRWEGITPRGDYEWHVYFPMYLKWENGSGSKTDLLAVNVIIRRTNDPLHPDGLVIAELNAPRASDGGD; encoded by the coding sequence ATGCGCAATAGCAGTCAGGCGATTACACGACGTCTTCTTGATCCGACATTCGGGCAACTGATGATGGGGCGGCTGACGCTTACCCTTATTGTCAGCATGATCGTCAACGTCGGTCTGGCGATTTCCCTTTTCGTGGCAATCACGCATCCACCCCGCGTGAAGCACATCTATCACGACCCGTTCGGAAAGCCGCGTGAGCTGATCGTTACCGATCAGCCGTATTTCACGGACGCTCAGGTTACGAACTGGAGCGTCGAGAAGGTAACCGGCCTTTATACGATCAATTTCTTGCAATACGCGCAGCAACTTTCATCCTATGCCCAATACTTCACCACCCCGGCATGGAATACATGGCTCGATGCCTTCAAGAAGCCAGGGAATATCGAGTTTATCAAGAGCAGGAGGGTCATGCTGACGGCATCCCTCAAATCCGCAGGCTCGGTCAGATGGGAAGGAATTACACCGCGCGGGGACTATGAATGGCATGTCTATTTTCCCATGTACCTCAAATGGGAGAACGGCAGCGGCTCCAAGACCGACCTGCTTGCGGTCAACGTCATAATTCGCCGGACGAATGATCCCCTTCATCCCGATGGGCTGGTCATTGCGGAGCTGAACGCACCTCGTGCCAGTGATGGCGGTGACTGA
- a CDS encoding DotA/TraY family protein translates to MLDSIFPMSGSTQTATGTMLSYFSAYVMLIVAAWISYATVIQIHRTAESGKIFSASFNGWVPVRVAMALIMMSPVTALGGFSTGQDMILVLSKSAIGMARNLQNITINAVGPDALPLAEPMAPSTREIIFSVMASELCRAIVNKASNNGDLIPAPEVQNNGAGKITLSYDLAANEHTAAAPCGSIVLQLPTSNAGISSSALAPYVDLSDLAPQEQQALKDLVSKLRDPIQALAATLWVTRNVSTLRSLDALLIVNAQSYSDALYTIASSAVSTIRKAASDQGADSGVTALHNLGWSGLGAYYLEIAGLNSEILAFSSLKPAIIAPSWTGLGWFLSDDVDPFARAIGDYLAQQEDNIITADQASAPYGATRMFSRGRIGSTPGSLLTQITRAVGINEDIFTLIVNEMVAPSSGVDSSHPVSGGGPGWTDPLAGMITLGHLLIHIALTIIGVVAIGSSKTASAASAVAGVMTLDPAQVAASASAVVFSGAISALLTPIFAGAFMLLVPGITLAYILPMTPYLYWIAGVAGWLILVIEAVIAVPLWMLAHMVFEGEGLHGRGIRGYEVLFTIIFRPSMMVIGLILSYTIFSAMSWLLMKSFSIAVGFVFAQGDLVDNFIAIVVMLAMYVTTEMTFAVMSFRLISTLPHHLPAMAGMNAMSRVDSDSFSDSATQPLRPHLEKGVSLAQSSISRSPGTGNDAPDPASTSGTKGLDSTTQSHLMVSGREEG, encoded by the coding sequence GTGCTGGACAGCATTTTTCCGATGAGCGGCTCCACACAGACCGCGACGGGAACGATGCTCTCGTATTTCTCCGCCTACGTCATGCTGATCGTCGCGGCATGGATCTCGTATGCCACCGTCATCCAGATCCACCGCACCGCCGAGAGTGGCAAGATATTTTCGGCCAGCTTCAACGGATGGGTCCCGGTGCGTGTGGCAATGGCCCTCATCATGATGAGCCCTGTCACCGCCCTTGGCGGATTTTCCACCGGGCAGGACATGATTCTGGTGCTCTCCAAATCCGCCATAGGCATGGCGAGAAACCTGCAGAACATCACGATAAACGCTGTTGGTCCCGATGCCCTGCCTCTGGCGGAACCCATGGCGCCCTCTACCCGTGAAATCATCTTCAGCGTGATGGCGAGTGAGCTCTGTCGCGCCATCGTCAACAAGGCATCGAACAACGGTGATCTGATCCCTGCGCCCGAAGTCCAGAATAATGGCGCGGGAAAGATCACTCTCTCCTATGATCTGGCGGCGAACGAGCATACGGCTGCCGCGCCCTGTGGGAGCATTGTCCTACAACTGCCAACTTCCAACGCCGGAATATCGTCTTCGGCCCTGGCACCTTATGTTGACCTGTCCGACCTCGCGCCGCAAGAGCAGCAGGCGCTGAAAGACCTTGTCAGCAAACTGCGTGACCCCATACAGGCGTTGGCTGCAACGTTGTGGGTAACCCGAAATGTCTCGACCCTCAGGTCGCTTGACGCCCTGCTGATCGTGAATGCGCAGTCCTATTCCGATGCGCTGTACACAATCGCGTCGAGCGCGGTGTCCACCATACGCAAGGCCGCCAGCGACCAGGGCGCCGATTCTGGGGTCACGGCCCTGCATAATCTCGGCTGGAGCGGGTTGGGGGCGTATTATCTGGAAATTGCAGGCCTGAACTCCGAGATCCTTGCTTTTTCATCTCTCAAGCCGGCCATCATCGCGCCGTCATGGACAGGATTGGGCTGGTTTCTCTCTGATGACGTCGATCCGTTTGCACGGGCCATCGGCGATTACCTCGCCCAGCAGGAAGACAATATCATCACTGCGGACCAGGCCAGCGCGCCCTACGGCGCCACGCGCATGTTCTCCCGGGGGCGGATCGGCAGTACGCCGGGCTCACTGCTGACACAGATCACCCGCGCGGTTGGCATCAACGAGGATATCTTTACGCTCATCGTGAATGAAATGGTCGCGCCTAGTTCGGGCGTGGATAGCAGTCATCCTGTTAGCGGTGGCGGACCCGGCTGGACCGACCCCCTCGCGGGCATGATTACGCTGGGACACCTGCTGATCCATATTGCCCTGACCATCATTGGCGTGGTCGCCATCGGCTCCAGTAAGACCGCATCCGCCGCGTCTGCCGTGGCCGGGGTCATGACACTCGATCCCGCACAGGTGGCCGCCAGTGCATCGGCCGTCGTTTTCAGCGGCGCGATCAGCGCGCTCCTGACCCCGATTTTCGCAGGGGCCTTCATGCTGCTGGTACCTGGCATCACCCTGGCCTACATCCTGCCGATGACCCCATATCTGTACTGGATTGCAGGCGTAGCCGGCTGGCTGATCCTTGTGATCGAGGCGGTCATAGCTGTTCCATTATGGATGCTGGCCCATATGGTGTTCGAGGGAGAGGGCCTGCATGGCAGGGGCATCCGGGGATACGAGGTGCTGTTCACCATCATCTTCCGGCCCTCCATGATGGTGATTGGCCTGATCCTGAGCTACACGATCTTCTCCGCGATGTCATGGCTCCTGATGAAAAGCTTCTCGATTGCGGTCGGCTTCGTCTTCGCGCAGGGTGACCTGGTGGACAATTTCATCGCCATCGTGGTGATGCTCGCCATGTATGTCACCACGGAGATGACGTTTGCAGTCATGTCTTTTCGGCTGATTTCCACCCTGCCGCATCATCTGCCGGCCATGGCGGGAATGAACGCGATGAGCCGTGTTGATAGCGACAGCTTCTCAGATAGCGCGACGCAGCCTCTGAGGCCACATCTGGAAAAAGGTGTGAGTTTGGCGCAGAGTAGTATCAGTCGATCTCCCGGGACCGGAAACGATGCGCCTGACCCTGCCAGCACGTCAGGCACGAAAGGCCTGGATTCAACAACGCAGTCCCATCTCATGGTTTCAGGTCGTGAGGAAGGTTAG
- the repC gene encoding replication initiation protein RepC, which produces MVIQDHNDDARPVRRRGKRTLTPAMLDAMAELDRPAPAFPGKYDVVRVLRALRRPLGLGRNAFELLVCMVEHTATGDWDEGETPFIYAHNSTLVNWTGLCLTSLRRAVRELAEARMLTAHDGRNGQRGRRWRGEDDTCRVGFSLASLRYRWPGFLKMLEAERRHRDRVRFLRDAIADLNGAIRQLAEQRDDEAAIMRAAGIMRRRLRTESIATLAAYHDDMKAIWHQLEAVPTPVDNPGSDARWTPKVAPMDPDSGTHYTDTKNNLSKIKVVNVAATGRNRIEAMRSAAPADPAATKPRHELSALRGFRGTSTFYLEICPPLRDLCPTDRPTQPELTDAAEHLSGQMGITHHAWRQACVVLGRLQASITVIIMAARLHRGEAIRYRDAYFRSLVDRGARHALYLDRSLYALRDACARTALPARPSQVHTAGQRP; this is translated from the coding sequence ATGGTGATACAGGACCACAATGATGATGCGCGCCCGGTGCGCCGGCGCGGAAAGCGTACCCTGACGCCCGCCATGCTCGACGCCATGGCCGAACTGGATCGGCCCGCGCCGGCTTTTCCTGGCAAGTATGACGTGGTGCGGGTCCTGCGCGCACTGCGCCGTCCGCTCGGGCTCGGCCGCAACGCCTTCGAGCTTCTGGTGTGCATGGTCGAGCACACGGCGACAGGAGATTGGGACGAAGGGGAAACGCCTTTCATCTACGCCCATAATTCAACACTCGTGAACTGGACGGGGCTGTGTCTGACGTCGTTGCGCAGGGCTGTGCGTGAACTGGCCGAGGCACGGATGCTGACGGCCCATGACGGGCGGAACGGCCAGAGGGGGCGGCGCTGGCGGGGTGAGGACGATACCTGCAGGGTTGGGTTCAGCCTTGCCTCGCTGCGCTATCGCTGGCCCGGGTTCCTGAAAATGCTGGAAGCAGAGCGGCGCCATCGCGACCGGGTCAGGTTCCTGCGCGATGCGATCGCGGATCTGAACGGGGCGATACGCCAGCTTGCCGAGCAGCGCGATGATGAGGCGGCCATCATGCGTGCGGCAGGCATCATGCGCCGACGGCTGCGCACGGAGTCCATCGCGACGCTTGCGGCCTATCATGACGACATGAAGGCGATCTGGCACCAACTCGAAGCAGTTCCGACCCCTGTGGATAACCCGGGATCCGATGCCCGATGGACCCCGAAAGTGGCACCCATGGACCCCGATTCCGGCACCCACTATACAGATACAAAAAACAATCTATCCAAAATTAAGGTAGTCAACGTAGCGGCCACAGGCCGCAATCGCATTGAAGCAATGCGGAGCGCAGCGCCAGCAGACCCGGCCGCAACAAAACCCCGGCACGAACTGTCCGCACTGCGTGGGTTTCGCGGCACATCGACGTTCTATCTCGAAATCTGCCCCCCATTGCGCGACCTGTGTCCAACCGATCGACCGACACAGCCCGAACTGACCGACGCCGCGGAACATCTGTCCGGCCAGATGGGCATCACCCACCACGCATGGCGGCAGGCCTGTGTGGTGCTCGGCCGCCTGCAGGCAAGCATTACCGTCATCATCATGGCCGCACGTCTCCATCGGGGCGAGGCAATCCGTTATCGGGACGCCTATTTCCGGTCCCTGGTGGATCGTGGGGCGCGTCATGCACTCTATCTCGACCGCAGCCTCTACGCCCTGCGGGATGCATGCGCCCGGACGGCACTCCCAGCCAGGCCGTCCCAGGTTCATACCGCCGGACAACGGCCATGA
- a CDS encoding transglycosylase SLT domain-containing protein, which translates to MSTLLSQSYGSAAVNAAENEGINPDTLAAFGQIESHFQNVGNATSSAEGVWQVTNGTWDQYASELGLSDADRSDPAVQAQVASAVISDYASAVSKATGTSATAAQTYGAYMFGTKAGSEIATESDSSAPLSKFVSASTLAANNMSGWTVGQYYATISNRMGNGASEQVITS; encoded by the coding sequence ATGTCCACCCTGCTCAGCCAGTCTTACGGTTCGGCGGCCGTCAACGCGGCCGAGAATGAAGGGATCAATCCCGACACCCTGGCGGCCTTCGGTCAGATCGAAAGCCATTTTCAGAACGTCGGCAACGCGACGTCCTCGGCGGAAGGAGTATGGCAGGTCACCAATGGGACGTGGGACCAGTATGCGTCCGAACTGGGACTCAGCGATGCCGACAGGAGCGATCCCGCCGTGCAGGCGCAGGTCGCCAGCGCGGTGATCAGCGACTATGCCTCGGCGGTTTCAAAAGCGACCGGGACAAGTGCCACCGCTGCCCAGACCTATGGCGCCTACATGTTCGGGACAAAGGCCGGATCGGAGATCGCAACCGAGTCGGATAGCAGTGCCCCTTTGAGCAAGTTCGTCTCCGCCAGTACCCTCGCCGCGAACAACATGAGTGGCTGGACCGTGGGGCAATACTACGCAACCATTTCAAATCGCATGGGAAATGGTGCCAGTGAGCAGGTCATCACCTCATGA
- a CDS encoding DsbC family protein — protein sequence MKRLASAATIVAMVGVAHAAPQCPSAQDGPPSQAVATAQQGPTEPQARPIPASEIGASPALARIASNGAALFDIGRPEDQHGLRAVYARNGDHFRVFFITADNQAEIGGVMWDAAGHNITRDEVAPIRGTIPTVVLDTSRGTAGGAGASAVNPVGRLAATSFGLHGRKDAPRVYVVVDPLCPFSIRALQTLQPYVDAGRVQLAIVPISINDHENGGTSTPAATAMLSVPPDDMVSMWRRIITLEHAPADISVSDGAAAALKLNLAAAHAIGVRGTPTVVWSDRKGMPHEEAGLPDDTDGFVAGLAP from the coding sequence ATGAAACGTCTTGCATCGGCGGCCACCATCGTTGCGATGGTCGGGGTAGCCCACGCCGCGCCGCAATGCCCTTCCGCACAGGACGGCCCACCATCCCAGGCGGTCGCGACCGCGCAGCAGGGGCCGACCGAGCCGCAGGCCCGTCCCATCCCGGCCAGTGAGATCGGCGCCAGCCCCGCGCTCGCGCGGATCGCAAGCAATGGCGCCGCCCTGTTCGACATCGGCCGCCCCGAGGACCAGCATGGCCTTCGCGCGGTCTATGCGCGCAATGGAGACCATTTCAGGGTCTTCTTCATCACGGCCGACAACCAGGCCGAAATCGGTGGCGTGATGTGGGATGCGGCAGGGCACAACATCACCCGCGACGAAGTGGCGCCCATCCGTGGCACCATTCCCACCGTGGTCCTGGACACGTCCAGAGGCACGGCAGGCGGCGCGGGGGCATCCGCGGTGAACCCTGTCGGACGCCTCGCCGCAACCTCCTTTGGCCTGCATGGCCGCAAGGACGCGCCCCGCGTCTATGTGGTGGTCGATCCACTCTGTCCGTTCTCGATACGCGCGCTCCAGACGCTGCAACCCTATGTCGATGCCGGCAGGGTGCAGCTTGCCATCGTGCCGATTTCCATCAACGACCATGAAAACGGCGGGACCAGCACGCCTGCGGCAACCGCGATGCTGAGTGTGCCTCCTGACGACATGGTCTCGATGTGGCGGCGGATCATTACGCTGGAACATGCCCCGGCTGATATCTCCGTGTCCGATGGCGCGGCGGCGGCGCTCAAGCTCAATCTCGCGGCCGCGCACGCCATCGGGGTGCGGGGAACGCCGACCGTCGTCTGGAGCGACCGGAAGGGCATGCCGCATGAAGAGGCGGGGCTACCTGATGATACGGATGGCTTTGTTGCGGGACTGGCCCCGTGA
- a CDS encoding SH3 domain-containing protein, protein MRKTCASMLCLALVATPAFAQHLSPDELDRLSTERTGEIGHRNWGPPISPPEQAQPLSPLPVPATCMSPARDFEPLYAAPSRSARQVGVAAPQIAVTDTTRDDWTQVELSGHTLAWIPSGDVVAYRPLVADHPTGCVVTGQRPNGMIAFSHPDR, encoded by the coding sequence GTGCGAAAGACATGCGCCTCGATGCTATGCTTGGCCCTTGTGGCCACACCGGCATTCGCCCAGCACCTTTCCCCCGACGAACTGGACCGTCTCTCGACTGAACGGACGGGCGAAATCGGGCACCGGAACTGGGGGCCGCCGATCAGTCCGCCCGAACAGGCGCAGCCCCTCTCCCCCCTTCCCGTGCCCGCCACATGCATGAGCCCCGCCCGGGACTTCGAGCCGCTTTACGCAGCCCCCTCGCGCTCCGCGCGGCAGGTGGGCGTCGCCGCCCCCCAGATCGCAGTCACCGACACAACCCGCGATGACTGGACCCAGGTGGAACTGAGCGGGCACACCCTTGCATGGATCCCGAGCGGGGATGTCGTCGCGTATCGCCCGCTCGTCGCCGACCACCCGACGGGCTGCGTCGTCACGGGACAGCGGCCCAATGGCATGATCGCATTCTCCCATCCTGACAGATGA